From Deltaproteobacteria bacterium, a single genomic window includes:
- a CDS encoding radical SAM protein, giving the protein MVVACYELGRPPHGVALAAAALSRAGWSVRAVDLSVDRLDDDAVHGADAVAIAVPMHTALRLGAAVGRRVRAARPGIPIVYFGSYAPLNEAYLRACGADAVVAGECESALVDAMAGRTPAAPVSLSRARLPVPRRDVLPPLSRYAKLVDAGGRQRLAGYTEATRGCLHMCRHCPIPPIYGGRLVPVDRDVVLADIAQQIAAGAEHISFGDPDFWCGPGHAMRILRDMHDRWPGVSFDATIKIEHLLRHAALLPELRRLGCAFVVSAVEAVDDRVLAKLAKGHTRADVDRALALAREAGVPVRPTFVPFTPWIDLPGLLDLLDFIESRDLVGAVDPVQLTVRLLVPPGSLLADEPEMGPVDAERLTHVWTHRDERVDALQRRAEAIVAAGGDYAAVRAAYYQAAGVALPPLRPPERIAPRMTEPWFC; this is encoded by the coding sequence CTGGTCGTCGCGTGCTACGAACTGGGCCGGCCGCCGCACGGCGTGGCGCTCGCCGCCGCCGCGTTGTCCCGCGCGGGCTGGTCGGTGCGCGCCGTCGACCTGTCGGTCGACCGCCTCGACGACGATGCGGTGCACGGAGCAGACGCGGTCGCGATCGCCGTGCCGATGCACACCGCGCTGCGCCTCGGCGCCGCCGTCGGCCGCCGCGTGCGCGCGGCCCGCCCCGGCATCCCGATCGTATACTTCGGCTCGTATGCGCCGCTGAACGAGGCCTACTTGCGCGCGTGCGGCGCGGACGCGGTCGTGGCCGGCGAATGCGAGTCGGCGCTCGTCGACGCCATGGCCGGGCGCACCCCGGCCGCACCGGTATCGCTCTCGCGCGCGCGATTGCCGGTGCCGCGGCGCGACGTGCTGCCACCACTTTCGCGCTACGCCAAGCTGGTCGACGCCGGTGGGCGTCAGCGTCTCGCCGGCTACACCGAAGCGACCCGCGGCTGCCTGCACATGTGCCGGCACTGCCCGATCCCTCCCATCTACGGCGGCCGACTGGTCCCGGTCGACCGCGACGTCGTGCTCGCGGACATCGCTCAGCAGATCGCGGCGGGCGCCGAGCACATCTCGTTCGGCGATCCCGACTTCTGGTGCGGCCCCGGCCACGCGATGCGCATCCTTCGCGACATGCACGACCGCTGGCCGGGCGTGTCGTTCGACGCGACGATCAAGATCGAGCACCTGCTGCGCCACGCGGCGCTGCTCCCCGAGCTTCGCCGGCTCGGCTGCGCGTTCGTCGTCAGCGCGGTCGAAGCGGTCGACGACCGCGTGCTGGCCAAGCTCGCCAAGGGCCACACTCGCGCCGACGTCGACCGCGCGCTCGCGCTGGCGAGGGAGGCCGGCGTGCCCGTGCGCCCGACGTTCGTGCCGTTCACGCCGTGGATCGACCTGCCCGGCTTGCTCGACCTGCTCGACTTCATCGAGTCGCGCGACCTGGTCGGGGCCGTCGACCCGGTCCAGCTCACGGTGCGGCTGCTCGTACCGCCGGGTTCGCTGCTCGCGGACGAACCGGAGATGGGGCCGGTGGACGCCGAACGCCTCACGCACGTGTGGACGCACCGCGACGAACGCGTGGACGCGCTCCAGCGCCGGGCGGAGGCGATCGTCGCCGCGGGGGGCGACTACGCCGCCGT